The bacterium genome segment CGAGGCCCTGGCCGCCTGGGAGCGGGCGGTCGCGGCGGCGGCCGGCGCCGAGCCGGCGGCCGCCGCCCTGCACCGTCTCGCCCGGGCGGCCGAGCGCGGCGGCGACGGCCCGCGCGCCCTCGCCCTCCATGCGCGCCTGCTGGCCGAGCACCCCCAGAGCCCCTGGGCCTCGGAGGCCGCCGAGCGCCAGGAGCGCCTCGTCCGCTACTATCCCGTCGACCGCGAGGCCGCCCTCGCCCGCCTGCTGGAGGCCCTGCGCGCGCAGGAAACGGCGAGCGGGGAGATCGCGCGGGAGCGCGAGCTGGCCGTCGGCCGGCTCCTGCTCGAGGACTTCAAGGACTTCAGCGCCGCCTCGGAGCACTTCCTGCGCCTCGCGCCGCGCGAGCCGGCGGGGGAAGCGCGGGCGCGGGCGCTGCTCGCAGCCGGCCGGGCCGCCCTGCGCGAAGCCGAGCGCCTGGCCCTGGCCGGTGCCGCGGGCACGGAGGCGGCGGTCGCGTGGCGGGAGCGCGCGCGGCGGGATCTCGAGGCCGGCATCGCCGAGGGTGCGGCCGCCCCGGCCGCCGAGGCCAGGGGCGAGCTGGCCGCGCTCCCACTCGCCGCCCTGCCGCCGGAGGCGGATCGCCTGCCCGCCCTCAGCGCTCGCCTGGCCGCGGGTCCGGAGGGGCCCGCCCTCGCGCCCTACTATTATGAGCGCGCGGAGCTACTGCGGGCGCGGGGCGCGCAGGGCGCGGCGCTGGCCCAGGCCCGCGCCGACGCCGAGCGCGCGCAGGCTCTGGCCCCCGCGGGCCCCTGGGCCGGCCGGGCGGCCCTGGTCGCCGGCCAGCTCGCGCTCGCTGCGGGCGACTCGGCGCAGGCCAAGCGGCGGCTGGCGGCCCTGGCCGCCGGCGCGGGCAGGGAGGCCGCGGAGGCCCACTTCGAGCTGGGGCGTCTGGAGGCCGCGGCGCGGCACCCGCGCCGGGCCAGCGCCCACTTCGAGCGCTTCCTGGCCGGCGCGCCGGGGAGCCCGCGGCGCGCCCTCGGCCAGCTCTGGCTCGGCGACTGCCAGCTCCGCGCCGGCGACGCCGCGGCGGCCGAGGCGAGCTATGCCGCCCTGCTCGCGGCGCCGGGCGCGGCCTCCCTCGAGGACGATGCCCGCTATCGCCTCGGCCTCTGCGCCGAGCGGCGAGGGGACAGTGCCGCGGCCCGCGCGCGGTTCACGGCCGTCCTCGGCGGGGACGACGCTCGCCTTCGCCGCGAGGCGGCCTGGCGGCTGGCGACTGCGGCCGCCGCGGCCGGCCGGCCCGCCGAGGCCCTGGCCGCGCTGGCCGGGCTCACCGGTCCCGGATTGCCTGCCCGGGAAGCCGCCCGCCTGCGCGGCGAGCTCCAGCTCGCCCTCGGCCAGGGGGAGGCGGCGCTGGCCCTCCTGGACAGCCTGCTCGCGCCGGGAGCCGACGCGCCGCCTGGCGCGGCGGAGCGGGAGGAGCTGGCCGCCCAGCGGATCCGCGCCCTCCTGCTCACGGGCCGCCGTCAGAGCGCGCTCGAGGCCTGGCAAGAGCTGCGCGCGGGCGCCGCCCTCGCGCCAGAGGCGGCCGCCGCACTCGAGCTGGCCTTCGGCCAGGAGCGCCTGCTGGCCGGCGACCGCACTGCCGCCGCCCGCCACTTCGTGGCCTGTCGCGACGAGTACCCCGCCGCGCCGGCGGCGGGCGAGGCGCGCGGCGAGCTGCTGCTCCTCGCCCTACCCGGGGACGAGCTGGCGGGCGCGCCCGCCGAGCTCGACAGCCTGCGCGCTTGCTGCGGCGGGAGCGCGAGCGTGCGGCGCGCCGCCGAGGCGGTCGCCCTCGCGCTGGCCGGCGCGGGCGACTGGACGGGCGCCAGCGAGCTCTTCGCCTGGTGCCTGGCTCGGGACAATGAGCCGGGACCGGAACTGCTGCAGGATGCGGCCACGGCCCTCGCGCGGGCCGGTCGCCGCGCAGAGGCGGTCCATCAGCTCGCGCGCTTCCTGGACCGCTACCCGGAAGACCCGCGCGCGGGGACGGCGCGCCTGGAGCGGGCTCGCCTGCTCCAGGAGCTGGGCGACTGCGAAGGGGCCCTGCTCGCCTACCGCGAGGCCGAGCTCTACCTGCTCGAAGACGCCGAGAGCCGCGCCCGCCTGCGCTTCTGGATCGGCGACTGCCTGGAGAGCTTGGGCGAGCGGGAGGCGGCGGCCGGCGCCTTTCTCGGCCTGGCGGAGCGCTTCCCGGCCCAGGGGCTCTGGGGCGTGACCGCCCTGCTGCGCGCGGCGGCCCTCTGCGAGGTGGGAGGCGAGCTCGCGCGCGCCGAGCAGCTCTACGCGCGGGCCCTGGCGGCCCAGGGCCCGGGCACGGAGATCGGCGCCAGCGCCGCCGCGGGCCTGGCGCGCCTGGCCGCGCAAGGCGAGCGGCCATGAGCCGCCAGCTGCCCGCCGCGCCGAGCCCGACCGGGTCCAGCCCGATCCGCGTCCACGGGGCGCGGGAGAACAACCTGCGCAGCCTCGACCTCGAGATCCCGCGCTACAGCCTGACCGTGCTGACGGGCCCCAGCGGCTCGGGCAAGAGCAGCCTCGCCTTCGATACCCTCTTCGCCGAGGGCCGCCGGCGCTACGTCGAGAGCCTCTCGAGCCAGGCGCGGCAGCTCTTCGGCGAGCTGCGCAAGCCCGACGTCGATCTCGTCGAGGGCCTGAGCCCCGCCGTCGCCGTCGATCAGCACAGCACGAGCCCCGGCCCGCGCTCGACCGTGGGCACGCTCAGCGAGATCGGCAGCTTCCTGCGCCTGCTCTTCGCGCGGGTGGGGGAGCTGGGCGGCGGCGGCTTCCTGCTCGACGCCGAGACGATCCGCGAGCGCCTGGAGAGCCTGCCCGACGGCACGCGCCTGACCCTGCTCGCCCCGCTGATCGAGGAGCGCAAGGGCGCGCAGAAGCAGCTCCTCGACCGCCTGCGCCGCGAGGGGCTCGTCACCCTGCGCGTGAACGGCGAGCTGCGCGACCTCGACGGCGAGCTGCGCCTGGAGCCCGGGCGGCGCAACAGCGTCGATGCCGTCGTCGACCGCCTCGTCACCGGCGAGCGCAGCCGGCGCCGCCTGGCCGAGAGCGCCGAGCGCACCCTCGCCCTCGGCGCGGGTCGTCTGCGCGCCCTCGTCGAGCTGCCGGCCAAGGCCGGCGTGGCCGGCCGCAAGGTCCGCGCGGCGCCGACCGAGGTCTGGGATCTCGCCCTCGCCAAGGACGGCGAGCGCGCCCTGCCCGAGGTCTCGCCCAGCCTCTTCTCCTTCAACAGCCGGCGCGGCGCCTGCCCGGCCTGCCAGGGCCTGGGCAGGAGCCGGCGCATCCGCGAAGGGCTGCTGGTCGCCGATCCGGCGCTCAGCCTGGCCGCCGGCGCGATGCCCATCCTCAGCGGGGCGCGCGGCGCCTGGCTGCTCGCGCAGATCGGCGCCCTCGGCGAGCAGCTCGGCTTTACACTCGCGACGCCTTGGCGCGAGATCCCGGCGGCGGCGCGCGCCACGCTGCTCGGCGGCAGCGGGCGCGGCGAGCTGGACATCCAGCTGAGGAGCCCGCGCGGCCGCGTGCGCAAGACCTTTCCCGGCCTGATCCCCTATCTCGAGCGACGCGCCGCCGAGACGCACAGCGCCGCCCTGCGCCGCAGTCTCGAGGCCCTGATGGGCGACGAGCCCTGTCCCGCCTGCGCCGGCCGCCGCCTCGCGCCCGACGCGCTGCGCATCACGCTGGGCGGGCAGAACATCGCCGAACTGTCCGCCCTGCCGCTCTCCGTCCTCGCCGAGCGCCTGGACGGTCTGCGCTTCTGGGGTCCCCGCCGCGAGGTCGCCGCGCAGCTCTTGCCCGAGATCCGCTCGCGCCTGGATTTCCTCGCCCGCGTCGGGCTCGGCTATCTCAGTCTCGACCGCCCGGCGGCCACGCTATCGGGCGGCGAGCGCCAACGCCTCGCGCTCGCCGAGCAGGTGGGCGCCGCGATGACGGGCGTGCTCTACATCCTCGACGAGCCCTCGATCGGCCTGCACCCCCGTGACCAGCAGGCCCTGCTCGGCACGCTGGCCGCCCTGCGCGACCGCGGCAACACGGTGCTCGTCGTCGAGCACGATCGCGAGACGATCGAGCGCGCGGACTGGGTGATCGACCTCGGGCCGGGCGCCGGCGAGCTGGGGGGGCGCCTTGTCGCGGCGGGCACCCCGACGGCGATCCGCGCCCACCCGGACAGCCCCACCGGTCGCAGCCTGCGCGCCGCCGCGGCCTGGCGGCCGCGGTCGGCGCGGCCGCCGGCGACGGACTGGCTGCGGGTGGAGGGAGCGCGCCGCAACAACCTCAAGGACATCGACGTGCCGATTCCGCTGGGCCGCCTCACCTGCGTGACCGGCGTCTCGGGCAGCGGCAAGAGCAGCCTCGTGCGCGATACGCTCTACCGCCACCTCGCCCGGCGCCTCGGCCACGCCGCCGGCGAGCCCGGCCCCTGCCGCGCCCTGCAGGGCGCCGAGGCGGTGGAGGACGTCGTCAATGTGGACCAGGCGCCGATCGGCCGCTCGCCGCGCAGCAACCCGGCCACCTACGCCGGGCTCTGGAACGAGGTGCGCCGGCTCTTCGCCGCCCTGCCCGAGAGCCGGCTGCGCGGCTACGGCCCCGGCCGCTTCAGCTTCAACGTGAAGGGGGGACGCTGCGAGCACTGCCAGGGCGACGGCGAGCGCAAGGTCGCCCTGCACTTCCTGCCGCCGGCCTCCGTGCCCTGCGAGGTCTGCCGGGGGCGGCGCTTCAATCGCGAGACCCTCGAGATCCACTACCGCGGGCGCACGATCGCCGAGGTGCTCGAGATGACGGTGGCCCAGGCCCAGGCGCACTTCAGCGAGATCCCCAGCCTCGCGCGCGGCCTCGGCGTGCTCGCCGAGGTCGGTCTGGGCTACCTGCGCCTGGGGCAGAGCGCGCTCAGCCTCTCGGGCGGCGAGGCGCAGCGGCTCAGGCTGGCCAAGGAACTCGCGCGGCGCGCGCGCGGACGGGCGGTCTACATCCTCGACGAGCCCAGCACGGGCCTGCACTTCCAGGATGTCAGCACCCTGATGGGCATCCTCCAGCGGCTGGTTGACAAGGGGCACACCGTCATTATAATTGAGCACAATCCCGACATCGTCCGGGAGGCGGACTGGCTCGTCGACCTCGGACCGGAAGGCGGTCCCGCGGGCGGCGAGCTGCTCTTCGCCGGTCCACCCGCCGAGATCCTGGCCTGCCCTCCCCGTCATACCGGAGCCATCCTGCGCGGCCACCCGCAGGGCCGCGACGGCGACGCCAAGGAGCGCTGAGCCCCGCCCGCAGGAGGTGCACCACGGAGACTCCCCGCAAGACCGCCCTCCACGCCTGGCACCGCGAGCAGGGCGGCAAGCTCGTCGATTTCGCCGGCTGGGAACTGCCGGTCCAGTACAGCGGCCTCCTCGACGAGCACCGCGCCGTGCGCCGCGCGGCCGGCCTCTTCGACGTCAGCCACATGGGCGAGATCACCGTCGAGGGCCCGGGCGCCCTTGCCGCCGTGCAGCGCCTCGTCACCAACGACTGCGCCAGGCTCGCCGACGGCCAGGTGCTCTACACCGTCGCCTGCCGCGAGGACGGCGGCGTGCTCGACGACCTGCTCGTCTACCGGCGCGGTCCCGAGCGCTTCCTGCTCGTCGTCAATGCGGCGAACAGCGACAAGCTCGCGGCCTGGGTGGCGCGACAGCTGGGCGGCGCGGCCGCCGTGCGCGACGCCTCCGCCGACTTCGCGCAACTCGCCGTACAGGGGCCGGCCAGCCGCGAGCTCCTGCTCGCCTGCCCGCTGCTGGCGCCCGCCGCGGACG includes the following:
- a CDS encoding tetratricopeptide repeat protein, encoding MAARARLLPLAVLLLALPRAPGAQGPSLAEIRALAEAGQVAESESLLHHRLLEEPAAPERGEALLLAARLAAARGEGPLAFALLGQLLAGGAEGELAGRALFERAALRAAADPLAAREDLERLQRQAPGHPLAGFAGLRLAEQALAAGEQARALAELDALLARFDEAPLAGAALAQRAALHEAAGRPGAAAADLASLRGRFPERAAAAERELGLLLDAGEESAARALWSELAARDSTLAASPALRAVAAELLLREGDAAARDRRLPEALAAWERAVAAAAGAEPAAAALHRLARAAERGGDGPRALALHARLLAEHPQSPWASEAAERQERLVRYYPVDREAALARLLEALRAQETASGEIARERELAVGRLLLEDFKDFSAASEHFLRLAPREPAGEARARALLAAGRAALREAERLALAGAAGTEAAVAWRERARRDLEAGIAEGAAAPAAEARGELAALPLAALPPEADRLPALSARLAAGPEGPALAPYYYERAELLRARGAQGAALAQARADAERAQALAPAGPWAGRAALVAGQLALAAGDSAQAKRRLAALAAGAGREAAEAHFELGRLEAAARHPRRASAHFERFLAGAPGSPRRALGQLWLGDCQLRAGDAAAAEASYAALLAAPGAASLEDDARYRLGLCAERRGDSAAARARFTAVLGGDDARLRREAAWRLATAAAAAGRPAEALAALAGLTGPGLPAREAARLRGELQLALGQGEAALALLDSLLAPGADAPPGAAEREELAAQRIRALLLTGRRQSALEAWQELRAGAALAPEAAAALELAFGQERLLAGDRTAAARHFVACRDEYPAAPAAGEARGELLLLALPGDELAGAPAELDSLRACCGGSASVRRAAEAVALALAGAGDWTGASELFAWCLARDNEPGPELLQDAATALARAGRRAEAVHQLARFLDRYPEDPRAGTARLERARLLQELGDCEGALLAYREAELYLLEDAESRARLRFWIGDCLESLGEREAAAGAFLGLAERFPAQGLWGVTALLRAAALCEVGGELARAEQLYARALAAQGPGTEIGASAAAGLARLAAQGERP
- the uvrA gene encoding excinuclease ABC subunit A, with amino-acid sequence MSRQLPAAPSPTGSSPIRVHGARENNLRSLDLEIPRYSLTVLTGPSGSGKSSLAFDTLFAEGRRRYVESLSSQARQLFGELRKPDVDLVEGLSPAVAVDQHSTSPGPRSTVGTLSEIGSFLRLLFARVGELGGGGFLLDAETIRERLESLPDGTRLTLLAPLIEERKGAQKQLLDRLRREGLVTLRVNGELRDLDGELRLEPGRRNSVDAVVDRLVTGERSRRRLAESAERTLALGAGRLRALVELPAKAGVAGRKVRAAPTEVWDLALAKDGERALPEVSPSLFSFNSRRGACPACQGLGRSRRIREGLLVADPALSLAAGAMPILSGARGAWLLAQIGALGEQLGFTLATPWREIPAAARATLLGGSGRGELDIQLRSPRGRVRKTFPGLIPYLERRAAETHSAALRRSLEALMGDEPCPACAGRRLAPDALRITLGGQNIAELSALPLSVLAERLDGLRFWGPRREVAAQLLPEIRSRLDFLARVGLGYLSLDRPAATLSGGERQRLALAEQVGAAMTGVLYILDEPSIGLHPRDQQALLGTLAALRDRGNTVLVVEHDRETIERADWVIDLGPGAGELGGRLVAAGTPTAIRAHPDSPTGRSLRAAAAWRPRSARPPATDWLRVEGARRNNLKDIDVPIPLGRLTCVTGVSGSGKSSLVRDTLYRHLARRLGHAAGEPGPCRALQGAEAVEDVVNVDQAPIGRSPRSNPATYAGLWNEVRRLFAALPESRLRGYGPGRFSFNVKGGRCEHCQGDGERKVALHFLPPASVPCEVCRGRRFNRETLEIHYRGRTIAEVLEMTVAQAQAHFSEIPSLARGLGVLAEVGLGYLRLGQSALSLSGGEAQRLRLAKELARRARGRAVYILDEPSTGLHFQDVSTLMGILQRLVDKGHTVIIIEHNPDIVREADWLVDLGPEGGPAGGELLFAGPPAEILACPPRHTGAILRGHPQGRDGDAKER